The following DNA comes from Nocardioides panzhihuensis.
GTCGAACCGCGCCACACCACGAGCCACCGATCCAAAGACCGCGAGGCGGCGGTAGCCCGCATCGTCGGCGACACTCCGGAGGACCGGCCCAGCCGCCTCGACCAGATCTGCGGGGTGAAGCCGTGCCAGGTCCCGTGCCACCTTCAACTGCTGACTGACCGCAGGCTGACTCACGCCGAGCTCGGCGGCGATCTCCCGCTGACTCATCCCCGAGGCCACCATCGCACGCAGCGCGAGCCCACGCCGAAGCCGCGCGACCTCCTCGTCGTGTCGCGCTTGGCGGTACGCAACCAACACCGTCATAAGGTCGCCTTATCAGGACATCGTGCCGCACCGGTTCCCGTCCGCTGTCGACTCAGATGGCGATCTCCGGGCGCACTCGGGTGAGCCAGCCTCCCAGCGCCACTCTCAGCGGAGTCTGGTTGGCGGCCAGTGCGCGGGTCGAGATCGGCCGGACGAGCAGGAACAGGACGTACCCGCCGATCCACGCACCCAGGGCGAGGAAGAACGGCGCCAGACCGGCACCGTAGGAGGAAGCCTTCGCCTCGGAGACCGAGTCGATGGCGACCGCCACCGCGGTCTCTCCCCCGCGCAGCGTCAACGACACGATCCAGACGCACCCGGACGCATCACCGCCTAGGGCGATCTCATCCGCAAGACGGCCGTCTCCGCCTGCACATCCATGCCCACGGTCCCATCATCGAGCGATGTGTGGTTCCACAGGCGCACCCGACGTCACTCGAGGAAGCGTCGCACCACCAGGCCGGCGCGTGCCAGGTGGCTGCCCTGAGGGTCGGTGGCATCGATGCCCGTGAGCTTGTGGATGCGCCGGAGACGGTAGTCGAGCGTGTTCGGGTGCACGTGCAGCGCCTCGGCCGTCTCGGCGCGGCGCCCGGACGCGGCGACGTAGGCGGTCAGTGTGTTCAGGAGGTCCGGCTGGTCGTCGAGCGGCCGAAGGAGATCCGCGAGTACGTCCCGGGCCGCCCCGGGACGGGTCACCTGCACCTCCAGCGCCAGCTCCGCCATCTGGTGGACACCCGTGGCGAGTCGGAGGCGATGGGCAACCTCCGCACAGTCCTTGGCCGCCGTCACGGCGGAAACGGTGGCCTCGGCACCCTCGGCGTGCGCGAGCCCGGCATGCCAACGGCCCGGGAGCACAGAGCCGAGGGCACGGCGTACGTCCGAGGCAGAGATGCTCCCGCGCAGCACCATCAGGCCGCCGGTCGGGGTCAGGGAGTCGAGGATCTCGTGACCGCTCAGCTCGACGAGCGCCTCACGCACGGCCCGGGCCCTCCTCCTTGCCTCCACCGTCACCGTCACCTCGTGCGGATGACGAGGTGCGCGCACCCAGAGATGCACCAGCGTCCGGTGGAGCCACGGGACCAGGCCGGCACCGTGCCACATCTCCGGGGAGTCCTCGCCGACGACGAGCCGGGCGAGCAGCTGGTCGCGCACCGCGCGGTCGCGGCCGGTCATGGCCGTGACCGTCTCGACGTAGACCTCGGTGACAGCAGTCGTGACGAGCTCCAGATAGCGCAGCACCAGGGACCCGATGTCGATCAGCTCGTCGACGTCGTTGGCATCGACCAGGGCGGCGGTCTCCTCCCAGCAGATGCGGAAGCCGTTGTAGTACGCCGACAGCACCGCGGGGAGCGGGATCTGCTCCTCTGCCCGCACACGCGCGGAGCGCAGCATCGCCTCGAGATCGATCCTCTCGGGCGTGCGCCCTTCGCGCAGCAACCGCCTGAACATCTCGAGGTTGAGCCGGATCACCTCGGCGATGTCATTTTCCAGCTGGTCACGCGAGAGCTGCTGGTAGAAGGGCACATCGGACGCGAGCCGCTCCATCGTGGTGTCGACCATCCCGGGGAGGTGGGCGGCAAGGCGAGACCGCAGGTTCGGCCGCGAACGGAAGGGCATGCAAGGCATGACGGGATCGTGACCCACCTGGCCAGCACCCCGCAAGCGTCGTTGTGAACGGACACAGCCAACCGCGACGAAGTTCGGGAAGCATGACGATTCCGCTGGACGGCGGCGGTCCCTAGCGTGAGCGCACATCCCCGACAGCCCTGGAGGTTTGCCATGCTCAGGCTCCCCGTCCGTACCGCGATCGCCCTGGCAGCGTTCACCCTGGCGACACCGCAACTGTCGGCGGCCCAGGCCGCCACCCCCGACGAGTACGCCGGTCTCGGCGACTCCTACTCCGCCGGCAACGGTGCCTACAGCTCCAATCTCGACGTGGGCTGCGGGCGCAATACCTACGCCTACCCCTACGTGGTCGCCCAGGCACGGCCGAACACCCACCTCACCTTCGTCGCCTGTCAGAGCGCGGTCACCGACGATGTGGTCAGCTCCCAGGTCAACTCGCTCTCCGCCGACACCGACTACGTGTCGATCACGATCGGCGGCAACGACGTGGGCTTCGCGAACCTGATCTTCAACTGTGCCGGCAGCTTCTCGTTCAACTGTGAGAACGCGGCCAACGACACCAAGGCGAAGATCACCAACGAGCTGCCGGCCAAGCTGGATCGTGCCTACGCGGCGATCCGGGCAAAGGCTCCGAGCGCGACCGTGGCCGTCCTCGGCTACCCGCGTCTGTTCGGCAACGACCTCAGCTGCGCCGCGGCTGACGGCATCACCGCGCAGGAGGCCGTGTGGGCCAACGAGATCAGCGACATGCTGGACACGACGACCGCGGACCGGGCCGCAGCCGCCGGCTTCAGCTACAAGAGCTCGATCGCCTCCTTCACCAAGCACGACGTGTGCGCTGTGACGCCGTACGTCAACGGGAAGTCATGGAGCATGGCGGACGGCTACCACCCGACGAGGGCCGGCTACTCCCAGGCCATGGCACCCGCTGTCCGGGCGGTGATCGGATGAGCCCCCGGGCGTCCCGCCGCGCGGGCCTCGCCGTCGCCCTGGCCGTCGCCCTGGCGACGCCGGCAGCCCCGTTGCTGACCGGACCCGCCTCCGCAGCGACGCTGACCGGCCAGGTCTGGGCCTCCGACCTGCCGTTCGTCTCGTCCGTCAACGGCAACGGCCCCGTCGAGCGTGACGAGTCCAACGGCACTCAAGCGGCCGGCGACGGCCGTACGATCTGGGTCGGCGGCAAGAGTCACAGCAAGGGCCTGGGCGTCCACGCAGACTCGGCGGTGCGCTTCGACGTCGGTGGCAGCTGTGAGTACTTCCAGTCCGAGGTCGGAATCGATGACGAGGTCGGCGACAAGGGCAGCGTCGTCTTCTCGGTGGTCGCCGACGGCGTCCAGGTCGCGCAGACCAAGACCGTGACCGGTTCGATGGAACCGATCACGATCTACGCCGGCATCGACGGCGCGCAGACCGTCGACCTGCTCGTCTCCCAGGCAGAGGGCGGCGCCGCGTACGACCACGCCGACTGGGCCAGCGCGAAGTTCCGCTGCTCCGGCGACGGTACGGCACCGGCGGCGACGACCCCGGCCGCTCCGACGACGTCCGTCTACGCCGGCAACTGGCCGTTCCTCGGCACCCCGAGCAACGGCTGGGGGCCGGTCGAGCGCAACCAGGAGAACGGCGAGGAAGCAGCCGGCGACGGCGGCCCGCTCAAGCTCAACGGCGTCACCTACACCAAGGGGCTGGGCGTCCACGCCGGTTCGATGGTGAGCTATCACCTGGGCGGCGGCTGCTCTGCGTTCACCGCGAAGGTCGGCGTCGACGACTCCCAGGGCTGGCTCGGCTCGGCACGCTTCCGTGTGTTCGCGGATGGCGTCGAGGTGGCAGACACCGGCAAGATGCTCAACGGCACCGCCACCAAGACGATCTCCGCGACGACCGCAGGAGCACGACGGCTCGACCTCCTGGTCGACGACACCGGCGACGGGGTCGACTACGACCACGCCGACTGGGCCGACGCCCGGCTGGTGTGCGGCAACGACGCCACGGGCGCTGCGTTCTACACCCCGCCCTCGACGCTGCCTGCCGGCAGAGGCACGTTGGTACGCACCGAGCCGTCGCAGTTCTGGGTCACCCCGTTGAAGATCACGCCGGTCGACGCCACCGCAACCCGGTTGATGTACACCTCGACCGACCGCAACGACACCTCGATCGCGGTCACCGGCCAGCTCGTGGTGCCCAACAAGGCATGGTCCGGCAGCGGGTCCCGGCCGCTGATCGCCTACGCGGTCGGCACCCAGGGTCTCGGCGACGAGTGTGCGCCGTCACGGCTCTCCGACGGCGGAGGCCTGGAATACGAGAACGTCTTCCTCGCCGGCCTGCTCGCCAAGGGCTACGCCGTCGTGGTGACCGACTATCAAGGCCTGGGCACGCCGGGTCTGCACACCTACATGAGCCGTGAGGTCCAGGCCCGGGCCGTGCTCGACTCGGTACGGGCTGCTCGCAACGTGTCTGGCTCGGGGGTCACCTCCTCGACCCCGGTCGCACTCATGGGCTACTCCCAGGGCGGTGGCGCGGCCGCAGCGGCAGCCGAGATCGCTCACGGCTACGCCCCCGACCTGAATGTGGTCGGGGTCGCCGCCGGCGGGATCCCCGGAGACCTGCTCACCGTGGCGGACAAGCTGGACGGCAGCTTCGCCGTCGGCTTCCTGGCCTACGCGGTGCTCGGTGTCGGTGAGGCCAGCTATGGCATCGATGTCAGCACGTTCCTCAATGCCCGCGGCTCCACGCTGATGGACGCCGTACGCGAAGAGTGCGTGGTGGAGACGGTGCTGAAGCACCCGTTCGTGCAGTCGAGCACCCTGACGAAGGACGGTCGCAGCCTGCCGCAGACGCTTCGCGACCCGCAGTACGCGACGATGTTGGACGAGCAGCGGATCGGCAACGGGCGCAAACCGACGATCCCGGCCTTCGTCTACCACAGTCAGACCGATGACGTGGTGGCCTACGCGGCCGGCTATGACGCAGCGAAGCGCTGGTGCGCCCAGGGTGCGACGGTGTCGTTCCGCCCTGGTCTGGCACCGGGGCACGTCGGGGGCGCCTTCGGGTTCCACCCGTACGCCCTGAGCTTCCTGGACGCGAGGTTCCGCGGCGAGCCATCCACGTCCACCTGCGCCACGATCTGACACAGCTGGCCGGGTCTCGATCGTGGGGCCCGGCCACGCCTTTGGCGGGAAGGCTGTGGGTCCGGATGCGTCGAGCATTGTTCGCCCTGAAGACGCCTTGACGGAGGTACCGATCTCTAGCGTATGTCGCGCATCCGTCCCACTGCCGAGTCTCCAGAGGACCCCACCATGGATCGTCGCAACTTCCTACGTGCCGCCGTTGTCGGCGCTGGAACCGTCGCCTTCGGGTTCAGCGTCACTCGTCCCGCCATCGCCTATCCCGCCAAGACCGGACCGAGCCCCTACGGGAATCTCCTCGGCGCCGACGCCAACGGCATCATGCTGCCCCAAGGGTTCACCAGCAGGGTGGTCGCCCGCTCGACGAGGACTGTCGCGAACACCGGGTACACCTGGCACAGCGCCCCTGACGGCGGGGTCTGCTTCGCCGACGGAACCGGCTGGATCTACGTCTCCAACTCGGAGATGAGCAGCGGCGCCGGAGGCGCGAGCGCGCTCAAGTTCGACGGCAACGCCAACATCACCAACGCCTACCGCATCCTCGGCAACACCACCCGGAACTGCGCGGGCGGGCCGACACCGTGGAACACCTGGATCTCGTGCGAGGAGCACGACACGGGCTACAGCTGGGAGACCGACCCGTGGGGCGTCAAGACCGCCGTCCGACGCGCGGCGATGGGCCGGTTCACGCACGAGGCCGCAGCCTGCGACCCGGTCCGCAAGGTCGTCTATCAGACCGAGGACAAGAGCGACGGCGGCTTCTACCGCTTCGTCCCGACCACCTGGGGAGACCTGTCCGCCGGGAAGCTGCAGGTGCTCACCACGAACCTCACCTGGGCCGATGTCCCCGACCCGGACGGCTCGCCCACGCCCACGCGCGACCAGGTGTCGAACATGAAGCTGTTCAGCGGCGGTGAAGGCGCCTACTACCGCAATGACATCTGCTACTTCACCACCAAGGGCGACAACAAGGTGTGGGCCTACAACGCCGCCGCCAACACCCTCGACGTGGTCTACGACGACAACCTGACCAGCAACCCACCACTCACCGGCGTCGACAACCTCACCGGTGCCGGGGCAGGAGACCTCTACGTCGCCGAGGACGGCGGCAACATGGAGATCTGCATCATCACCCCCGACGACGTCGTGGCGCCGTTCCTCCGGGTCACGGGGCAGAGCTCGTCGGAGCTGTGCGGCGTGGCGTTCAACCCGGCCGGCAACCGCATGTACTTCTCCTCCCAGCGAGGTACGAGCGGTTCGTCCAGCGGCGGCATCACCTATGAGATCAGCGGGCCTTTCCGCTCGTGACCGACCGGACCACATAGCCCAGAAAACCACGAAGGCCCGGACCTCTCGGTCCGGGCCTTCGTCTTGGAGTAGCGGGGACAGGATTTGAACCTGTGACCTCTGGGTTATGAGCCCAGCGAGCTACCGAGCTGCTCCACCCCGCGTCGCAAGAGGAACACTACCGCGAACTGAACCGAACCCCAATCTGGGGACCTGTGACCTCGACAACCCCGGAGCCGCGGCTCTCCTTGTTTTGACTTAGTTGTACGATCGTACAACTAGTACTTTCGTACAACTATCGATCTGAACGAGGTGTTGTGGATGGCAGTGGGAACTCCCGCGCGGGCAGGGTGGCGCGAATGGGCCGGCCTTGCCTTGTTGGCCTTGCCGACCGTGCTGTTGGGACTGGACGTGACGGCGCTGTATCTAGTCGTGCCGAACCTGACCGAGGACCTTGATCCCACCGCGTCCGAGACGTTGTGGATCATGGACGTCTACGGCTTCTTCATCGCCGGGTTCCTCATCACGATGGGGACGCTCGGGGACCGGCTCGGGCGGCGCCGGTTGCTGATGATCGGCACGGTCGCGTTCGGCGCAGCCTCCGTGATGGCCGCCTTCGCGCCGACGGCGATGTGGCTCATCGTGGCGCGCGCCCTCCTCGGTGTCGCCGGGGCCACGTTGATGCCATCGACGTTGTCGCTGATCACCAACATGTTTCCCGACCTACGACAGCGAGCGTTGGCGATCGGCGTATGGGCCACGATGTTCGCCTTGGGCATGGCAGCCGGACCGGTGGCGGGTGGCGCACTGGTCGCAGCGTTCTGGTGGGGGGCCGTCTTTCTCATCGCAGTGCCGGTGGCGGTGCTCGTCGTCGTCGGAGCGCCCGTCCTGCTTCCAGAGTTCCGCACCAGAGCGGGTCGGCCCGACCTGCTGAGCGTCGGGCTGTCTCTGGCAGCGATGCTGCCGACCATCTATGCGGTCAAGCACCTGGCCGCGGAAGGCATCGACCTTCAGGTGATCATCGCGATCATCGCCGGCGGCATCGGAGGTGTCGCCTTCATCCGACGCCAGCGACACCTGACAGAGCCGCTGCTGGATCTGAGCCTGGTCACGAGCGGCGCATTCTCCGCGGCTCTGGCGGTCTTGCTGCTGGGCCTCATCGGATTCGGCGGGGCGATGTTCCTCGTCACCCAGTTCCTTCAGCTCGTCGCGGGGCTCTCCCCCACCGCGGCCGGCATGTGGATGGGGCCGCCGGCGCTGGCCATGCTCGTCGGCGCCATCGGCGCCCCGCTCGTCGCCCGCCGCGTCTCGCCCGGGATCGTCATGTCGGCCACCTTGGCCGTCTCGCTGTCCGGGTACGCGCTGCTGGCCCTGGCCGGGCCAGGCAGCAAGCTGAGCGTGGTCATCGGCTTCGGACTGGTCTACCTCGGGCTCGGGGTCGTCGCCGCACTCGGAACCGACATCGCCGTGGGCACGGCACCGGCCGACAAGTCCGGAGCCGCGGCCGCGCTGTCGGAGACCGTCCAAGAGCTCGGCGTGGCGACAGGCGTGGCGCTCCTGGGAAGTCTCGCGGCGGCGGTCTACCGAGCCAGGGTCGAGGTTCCCCCGGGGCTGTCCCCCGCAGCAGCCGCGAAGTACCAGGACAACATCTCAGGCGCACTCTCCCTCGAAGGCGAGCTCCCGGCATGGGCAACGGACCACGCACAGGCCGCATTCGTCAGCGGGCTCAATGCTGCCGCCCTGGCAGGGGGCATCGGCGTCGCCGTCGCTTCGCTGGCATGCTTCATCACGTTGCGACGCCTGCGACCTCTCGGTGACCAGGGCGGGCAGGAGACCAGCACCTCGATGGATGAGGTGATCAGCGAACGATGACGGCGGTGAGTGGCGAAGATGGCGGACGAGCACGGCATGACGGATGGACGCAAGCTCCGCGGCCAGCGCCGTCGGGCGCAGATCATCGAGGCGACGCTCGCCGTGGTCCGTCGCGACGGGGCCGCCGGCGTCACGCACCGCACCGTCGCCAAAGAGGCCGGCATCACCACCAGCCTGACTCTCTACTACTTCGCGACGCTGGACGACCTGCTCGTCGCCGCCCTGACCAGCGTCACCGACGAGTACACCCGACGCATCCGCGAACTCATCGACGCGGATCCCGACCCTGTCGTCGGCCTCGCTGAGCTGATCGCCGAGTCCGCCGGCTCTGGTCGGGAACGCGCGCTTGCCGAGCGGGAGCTGTCGACGTTGGCGGCCCGCCGGCCCGCGCTACGGCCGGCGGCCCGGCGGTGGCGCGAGAACGTCGCCGAGCTCGCGCGGACCCAGACGAGCAGCAGCGATGCCGTGGCCGCCGTCGTGGCTCTCTCCGACGGTCTCTGCGCAGCGATCCTTCTCGACGACGACCCGACACCGGACCACGACCACATCAGCGCCATCCTTCGCGCGGCACTGAGCTGAGCCCTCGAAATCGAAGAAGCCCGGACCAGATGGTCCGGGCTTCTTCTTTGGAGTAGCGGGGACAGGATTTGAACCTGTGACCTCTGGGTTATGAGCCCAGCGAGCTACCGAGCTGCTCCACCCCGCGTCGCAAGAACAAC
Coding sequences within:
- a CDS encoding alpha/beta fold hydrolase, which translates into the protein MSPRASRRAGLAVALAVALATPAAPLLTGPASAATLTGQVWASDLPFVSSVNGNGPVERDESNGTQAAGDGRTIWVGGKSHSKGLGVHADSAVRFDVGGSCEYFQSEVGIDDEVGDKGSVVFSVVADGVQVAQTKTVTGSMEPITIYAGIDGAQTVDLLVSQAEGGAAYDHADWASAKFRCSGDGTAPAATTPAAPTTSVYAGNWPFLGTPSNGWGPVERNQENGEEAAGDGGPLKLNGVTYTKGLGVHAGSMVSYHLGGGCSAFTAKVGVDDSQGWLGSARFRVFADGVEVADTGKMLNGTATKTISATTAGARRLDLLVDDTGDGVDYDHADWADARLVCGNDATGAAFYTPPSTLPAGRGTLVRTEPSQFWVTPLKITPVDATATRLMYTSTDRNDTSIAVTGQLVVPNKAWSGSGSRPLIAYAVGTQGLGDECAPSRLSDGGGLEYENVFLAGLLAKGYAVVVTDYQGLGTPGLHTYMSREVQARAVLDSVRAARNVSGSGVTSSTPVALMGYSQGGGAAAAAAEIAHGYAPDLNVVGVAAGGIPGDLLTVADKLDGSFAVGFLAYAVLGVGEASYGIDVSTFLNARGSTLMDAVREECVVETVLKHPFVQSSTLTKDGRSLPQTLRDPQYATMLDEQRIGNGRKPTIPAFVYHSQTDDVVAYAAGYDAAKRWCAQGATVSFRPGLAPGHVGGAFGFHPYALSFLDARFRGEPSTSTCATI
- a CDS encoding nucleotidyltransferase domain-containing protein, whose protein sequence is MTVLVAYRQARHDEEVARLRRGLALRAMVASGMSQREIAAELGVSQPAVSQQLKVARDLARLHPADLVEAAGPVLRSVADDAGYRRLAVFGSVARGVARFDSDIDLIVEAPEGTSSFGFIRFKRVLEQILGREVDLVDYGGLKPRLDDDVRRDAVLL
- a CDS encoding SGNH/GDSL hydrolase family protein is translated as MLRLPVRTAIALAAFTLATPQLSAAQAATPDEYAGLGDSYSAGNGAYSSNLDVGCGRNTYAYPYVVAQARPNTHLTFVACQSAVTDDVVSSQVNSLSADTDYVSITIGGNDVGFANLIFNCAGSFSFNCENAANDTKAKITNELPAKLDRAYAAIRAKAPSATVAVLGYPRLFGNDLSCAAADGITAQEAVWANEISDMLDTTTADRAAAAGFSYKSSIASFTKHDVCAVTPYVNGKSWSMADGYHPTRAGYSQAMAPAVRAVIG
- a CDS encoding PucR family transcriptional regulator, which encodes MPCMPFRSRPNLRSRLAAHLPGMVDTTMERLASDVPFYQQLSRDQLENDIAEVIRLNLEMFRRLLREGRTPERIDLEAMLRSARVRAEEQIPLPAVLSAYYNGFRICWEETAALVDANDVDELIDIGSLVLRYLELVTTAVTEVYVETVTAMTGRDRAVRDQLLARLVVGEDSPEMWHGAGLVPWLHRTLVHLWVRAPRHPHEVTVTVEARRRARAVREALVELSGHEILDSLTPTGGLMVLRGSISASDVRRALGSVLPGRWHAGLAHAEGAEATVSAVTAAKDCAEVAHRLRLATGVHQMAELALEVQVTRPGAARDVLADLLRPLDDQPDLLNTLTAYVAASGRRAETAEALHVHPNTLDYRLRRIHKLTGIDATDPQGSHLARAGLVVRRFLE
- a CDS encoding MFS transporter — translated: MAVGTPARAGWREWAGLALLALPTVLLGLDVTALYLVVPNLTEDLDPTASETLWIMDVYGFFIAGFLITMGTLGDRLGRRRLLMIGTVAFGAASVMAAFAPTAMWLIVARALLGVAGATLMPSTLSLITNMFPDLRQRALAIGVWATMFALGMAAGPVAGGALVAAFWWGAVFLIAVPVAVLVVVGAPVLLPEFRTRAGRPDLLSVGLSLAAMLPTIYAVKHLAAEGIDLQVIIAIIAGGIGGVAFIRRQRHLTEPLLDLSLVTSGAFSAALAVLLLGLIGFGGAMFLVTQFLQLVAGLSPTAAGMWMGPPALAMLVGAIGAPLVARRVSPGIVMSATLAVSLSGYALLALAGPGSKLSVVIGFGLVYLGLGVVAALGTDIAVGTAPADKSGAAAALSETVQELGVATGVALLGSLAAAVYRARVEVPPGLSPAAAAKYQDNISGALSLEGELPAWATDHAQAAFVSGLNAAALAGGIGVAVASLACFITLRRLRPLGDQGGQETSTSMDEVISER
- a CDS encoding alkaline phosphatase PhoX yields the protein MDRRNFLRAAVVGAGTVAFGFSVTRPAIAYPAKTGPSPYGNLLGADANGIMLPQGFTSRVVARSTRTVANTGYTWHSAPDGGVCFADGTGWIYVSNSEMSSGAGGASALKFDGNANITNAYRILGNTTRNCAGGPTPWNTWISCEEHDTGYSWETDPWGVKTAVRRAAMGRFTHEAAACDPVRKVVYQTEDKSDGGFYRFVPTTWGDLSAGKLQVLTTNLTWADVPDPDGSPTPTRDQVSNMKLFSGGEGAYYRNDICYFTTKGDNKVWAYNAAANTLDVVYDDNLTSNPPLTGVDNLTGAGAGDLYVAEDGGNMEICIITPDDVVAPFLRVTGQSSSELCGVAFNPAGNRMYFSSQRGTSGSSSGGITYEISGPFRS
- a CDS encoding TetR/AcrR family transcriptional regulator — translated: MTDGRKLRGQRRRAQIIEATLAVVRRDGAAGVTHRTVAKEAGITTSLTLYYFATLDDLLVAALTSVTDEYTRRIRELIDADPDPVVGLAELIAESAGSGRERALAERELSTLAARRPALRPAARRWRENVAELARTQTSSSDAVAAVVALSDGLCAAILLDDDPTPDHDHISAILRAALS